One stretch of Clavelina lepadiformis chromosome 6, kaClaLepa1.1, whole genome shotgun sequence DNA includes these proteins:
- the LOC143461575 gene encoding uncharacterized protein LOC143461575 has translation MNCVSKKQLPRRKRQAPKKFEDYELEESNEDAVHSQLIQNEQAENETLSLKNDLETDPPNQLVAPKFSIIEKIDKHPVPALFSISNKRVKRSYNKPMCKESNAASLVCNFCDRKFTQSGNLFRHIRIHTGERPYVCEKCGKSFAQSNALKMHIRFHNNDQPYGCPVCHKKFSQKGNLNQHFRTHTGEKPYQCECCLKTFSHFYGLKQHRETHTNGKLCCPICDKSYTRKSSLNYHIGTHKRLKCPYCSRDFPLRSQLNQHMRIHTGEKPYICLACGGTFALKLHLRKHLKSCLEYADMYHYESQVND, from the coding sequence ATGAACTGTGTCAGTAAGAAGCAACTGCCCCGCCGAAAGAGACAAGCTCCCAAGAAGTTTGAAGATTATGAGTTGGAAGAAAGTAATGAAGATGCAGTGCATTCTCAGTTGATTCAAAATGAACAAGCTGAAAATGAAACTTTGTCATTGAAGAACGATCTGGAAACAGATCCTCCAAATCAGCTTGTGGCTCCCAAATTTAGTATTATAGAAAAGATTGACAAACATCCTGTTCCTGCATTATTTTCTATTTCTAACAAAAGAGTAAAAAGATCTTATAATAAGCCAATGTGTAAAGAATCTAATGCTGCTTCTTTAGTTTGCAACTTTTGTGACCGCAAGTTTACTCAAAGCGGAAACCTTTTCAGACATATCAGAATCCACACAGGTGAGCGGCCATATGTTTGCGAAAAATGTGGAAAATCTTTTGCGCAGTCTAATGCACTTAAAATGCACATACGATTTCATAATAATGATCAACCATATGGGTGTCCAGTGTGTCACAAAAAGTTTAGCCAAAAAGGAAATCTAAATCAACATTTTCGCACTCACACTGGTGAGAAACCCTATCAATGCGAATGCTGTCTAAAGACTTTTTCGCATTTTTATGGATTAAAACAGCATCGAGAAACACATACTAATGGCAAGCTATGCTGCCCAATATGCGACAAATCATATACTCGTAAGTCCAGTTTGAATTATCACATTGGCACACATAAACGTTTGAAATGCCCTTACTGTAGTCGGGACTTCCCCTTACGAAGTCAATTGAATCAACACATGAGAATTCATACTGGCGAAAAGCCATACATTTGCTTGGCTTGTGGAGGGACATTTGCACTGAAACTTCATTTAAGAAAGCATTTAAAGTCCTGTCTGGAATATGCTGACATGTATCACTATGAAAGCCAAGTCAATGATTAA